In the genome of Chryseobacterium sp. 52, the window TCCCAGATTTCTTATGTAATTAGGACCAAAATTATAGTTGTAATATCCGGCATAGGCAGAAACGGCCATTTTGTTTTTTGCATTTCCTAAAGGAATGTCGGCAAAAGCATCTACGGCAACAAGTGTGATGTCGTGCTTTTCAATGCTGGAATTTACAGACGTTCTTGTTCCGTCAGCCTGATGATAAAACCCAGCCCCGATATTGAAGACCTTCTTTGTGCCTAGATACGAACCCACCTTGAAAGGAAGTGTATTGGATTCTTCATCCAGAAACTGATATTCAACATATCCTGCCTTTGAAAAACTAGGATTTCCGTTGTTGTCAACGGCTGCAGCTTTTGATGGATCTGTAACATTGACAGGAATTAAGTCCGTTGCAAAAGGCTTGTTTAAACTGAAACGGTATTCTAATTTACCATATTTCCCTTTTGCAAACATTCCGAGCTGTCTTGCAAACTGGTCAGAATTATCAATTAATGGCCATGAGAAAATAGGGGAGTCTACGGTAAGGAAGTTCAGTGTGGAAGCCATGGTCATACGGGAAAGTCCCATGTAGTAATGAAGCCCGGCTCCTAAAGATAAACTGAATTTTCCTGCTTCTCCAGGTAGAATAACTGCGTATTCATTCCATGCATCATGAAAAAATAGCTGAGGTTTCTTTCCGTTTCCATAACCTCCTGTTCCTGTGGTGCCTGTAGCTCCGCCATTGATAAAGGTCTGGTTGTTGATCCCGAAATGGGCAAGAATCATATATCTTTTAGAGATTTGCGCATATACTAAAGCACGTAATCTTCTGTTTCCCAGGCTCCATGAGTTGTCGGTAGCTTCTCCCGCTACCATACTTCCGGGATTCATTTGGGTGTTCCGGAGCCAGAACTGGTCCCATAGTATAAATCTGATGTACTTATCTCCTTCCTGATTGAGGTTTAATTTTAATCCGCCTCCGTAATCAGGAGAACCCTGTGAGTATAAAGAACTGCTTATTAGGGCTAATCCAATAAATGAAAGTAATTTCTTCATAAATTATCAATTTTTGGCGTTGTTTTTTGTGAAAGCCAAATTGTAATTAATAATTTAGTTACAAAAATTTAATATATATTATTGGTAAGTATATAGTTTTTATGTAATTCTCTGGTTTTTAGGTGTAAGTTATATGTTTTTAGGTGGATGAATTTGAACGGTTTAGGGTAAGTGGGGTTGGGCAGCGTTGTTAATTATCGCTGAGTAGTTGTTGAATGTATATCTGAAATCTGATGTTTTACGCCCTGCATCTTGAATCTTGAATCTTGTTTCTTGGCTCTTGTTTCTTGACTCTAAAACCTCCCTCTCACTTCTTAAACCTTTCCCATTTAATCAGCATGTATTTATCAGCAAACTGAGTAATGATAAGCCCTGAGTTCTTGATGTTTTCTTCCTTGGCGATATATTCAATCAATTCATTCTGTTTTAATATTTTGTAAACAGGATGGAATCCGGAATGAGGAGGTCTTGTAATGTTATATTTCTTAATCCATGAACTGATGGTAACATGAGAAACCCCAATAATTCTTTCTATTTCACGAAAGCTAAGGCCTTCAAGATAGAGCTGCAGGGCTTTGGTAACATAGTAGTCATCTATCTGTTTTCCCATTTTTTTAACGGTAAAATAGTAATTACAGTCTTTACAGAGAAAGCGTTGCTTTTCGTTAATAATGCCGCTTTTTACGATAGTATTGCCGTTGCATTTTGGACAGGTATTTTCCATAGCTATATGTTTTTAGCAAATATATAATAATTTAGCAAAATTAAATAATTCAATAAAGATAAAATTACCTGTGTATTTCATTTAAACAAAAAAAATATCTTTTTAATTTGGTTTTTAAAGTTATTATGCTTTAAATTTGCCAAAAAATTCAGATAAATAAATGGAAATAGAAATTTCCTCATGCGAACATCTAATGTATGTGAGTGAAATACAGCAGGAAATGTATGATTCTGCACAGCGTAGAGGAACGGGGATCGCAAAACGTTCCATCGAATATTTAACGAAAAAGATTTCAGATGGCAATGCTGTGGTTGCTACTGAAAATGGCGAATGGGTGGGGTTTTGTTACATAGAGACCTGGTCACACGGTCGGTTTGTAGCGAACTCAGGGCTTATCGTGTCCCCCAATTATAGGAACAGAGGAGTCGCAACTCTGATAAAGAATAAGGTTTTCCAATTATCTAGAGATAAATATCCGAATGCAAAAGTGTTTGGATTAACCACAGGACTTGCCGTCATGAAAATTAACAGTGATCTGGGGTACAAACCGGTGATCTATTCAGAACTGACTCAGGACGAGGAGTTCTGGAGCGGGTGTAAGAACTGTGTGAATTATGAAATTTTAATGAAAAAGGAACGTAAAAACTGTCTCTGCACAGCAATGCTTTTCGTTCCTGAAAATAATAATAAAGTGAATGGGACTGAAATTCAGCAGTCCGAAATTGATCATTACAATGGAGAAAAAGAAAGTCGTCTTAGCGTTTAGCGGAGGTTTGGATACCTCTTACTGTGCTAAATATCTTAGTGAAACACTGGGATATGAAGTGTATGCAGTTACTGTAAATACCGGAGGTTTTTCTAAGGAAGAAGAAAAAGAACTGGAGAAAAAAGCCTTCAATCTTGGGGTGAAAGAATACAGGTGCGTTGATGCTCAGGAGGATTATTATAATTCTTGTGTAAAATATCTGATCTTCGGAAATGTGCTGAAAAACAATACCTATCCACTGTCAGTGAGTGCTGAACGTACGGTTCAGGCGCAGGAAATAGCAAAATATGCCATTGAAGCAGGTGCTGATGCTATTGCTCACGGAAGTACGGGAGCGGGGAACGATCAGGTTCGTTTCGATTTGATTTTCCAGGTGATGTGCCCGGAAGTAGAGATTATCACGCCAATCCGAGATATGAGCCTGTCCCGTGAGGAAGAAATTGAATTTTTGAAAAACAACGGTTATGAAATGGAGTTTCATAAAGCCCAATATTCAGTAAACAAAGGGTTATGGGGAACTTCAGTGGGAGGAAAAGAAACCCTGACATCAAGAAATTATCTTCCTGAAGATGCTTTTCCATCACAAATTAAAGAAACTCAGCCTTCAGAACTGGAAATTGAGTTTAAAAATGGTGAAGTTGTAGCCGTGAATGGAGAAAGCTTTGAACATTCTGTCTATGCTATTAAAAAAATTGAAGAACTGGCTTCTGCTTATGGAATTGGCCGTGATATTCACGTTGGAGATACGATTGTTGGAATTAAAGGAAGAGTAGGGTTTGAAGCGGCAGCGGCATCGGTAATTATCAAAGCCCATCATTTATTAGAGAAGCATACGCTTTCAAAATATCAGCAGATGATGAAATCACAGTTGTCCGACTGGTATGGAAACTGGCTGCATGAAGCACTTTTCTTAGATCCGGTGATGAGAAATATTGAAACTTTCTTAACGGATTCTCAGGAAGCGGTAAGCGGAAAAGTATTTATAACACTTCATCCCTACCGATTTATTTTAAATGGTATTGAATCTGATCACGATCTGATGTCTGATAAATTCGGAAGCTACGGTGAAGCCAACAGAGCCTGGACAGGAGATGATGTAAAAGGATATACAAAAATTGTAAGCAATTCTTTAAATATATACCATCAGATCAATTCAAAATAAAAAGTTCTGAAGGACGAATTTAATAAAAGATAGGGCGAATCCTGTCAACAAAATCATATCATTTTAAATATGAAAAAAGTAGGAATTGTAGGCGCCAACGGCTACACAGGAAGCGAATTGGTCCGTCTGCTGGCTTTTCATCCCAATGTGACATTGAGTTTTTTATATAGCCGTTCCAATTCGGGGACAAAGATTTCAGATTTGTACCCGGATTTAACGGCAGTTTGTGAACAGGTTTTAACAGATAAACCGGAAGACGTGGATATTCTTTTCTTATGTCTTCCTCATAAAGAAAGCTATAACTGGCTGACTCAAAATCCTGTCAAGGATGAGGCTTTGGTTATTGACCTTGGAAATGATTTCCGTCTGGATGGAAAATTGGGAAACAGAGATTTTATCTACGGACTTCCCGAAATCAATAAAAAAAATCTGATCGGGTCAAAAAGCATTGCTAATCCGGGATGTTTCGCAACGGCCATTCAATTAGCTCTGCTTCCATTAGCCGGAAAAGAATTATTGAATGAAGTATATACAACAGGAATTACAGGTTCGACCGGTGCTGGCCAGTCTTTGCAGGCAACAACGCATTTTACCTGGAGGAACGATAATATCTCAGCATACAAAACTCTGACACATCAGCATGTAGATGAGGTTTTGCAGCAGTTAGTTTCTTTTAATCATAAAGAAATCAGTCTGAATTTTGTTCCATGGAGAGGAGATTTTGCAAGGGGGATTTTTACAAGTTCTACCGTAAAAACAGATTTAATACTTTCAGATATCCGTCAGTTGTATCAGGATTTTTATGAAGATGCACCTTTTGTCAAGGTAAGTGAGAATGCAATTGATTTAAAACAGGTTGTCAATACCAATCGCTGTGTGATTCATATAGAAAAGAGTGGAAATGTTGCAGTCATTCACTCGGCGATTGACAATTTGCTTAAAGGAGCCTCCGGACAGGCAGTTCAGAACATGAATATCGCAATGGGCTGGGAAGAAAACTTAGGGTTGAATTTAAAACCAATAGCATTTTAAATTAGGTTTTTAAAGCCAATTGTCAATAAGTCATATAGTGAATTTTTAAACTCAAAGTAAAACCGACCTGGGAAAGTGGAGCGTTAAGACAATTAATTCTGTGAACGTTAAAAAAATTCTACTGTTCGAAGCGCAAGACAAATATTATGTCGAACAACAAATAACAAATTTGCGCAAGTTTTAGAATTTTTAGAGAATAGAAATAATTTTTAGCGGAAGTTTCCAAGTCTTGAACTTTTGTTTCTTTTGTTTCAGGACAAAAGAAATTAATTAAAACAAAAAAATGAATTTATTCAACGTATATCCATTATTCAATATAAATCCTGTGAAAGCTCAAGGTTCATTCCTTTGGGACGATAAAGGAGAAGAATATCTTGATTTTTACGGAGGTCATGCCGTGATTTCTATCGGACACAATCATCCGCATTATCAAGCTCAATTAAAAGAGCAGCTGGAGAAAATATCTTTCTATTCAAATTCTGTTCAGAATAATTTACAGAATGAGCTGGCTGATAAACTGGGAAAACTTTCAGGATATGAAGATTATAATCTTTTTCTGTGTAATTCAGGAGCTGAAGCCAATGAGAACGCTTTAAAACTGGCATCTTTTCATAATGGGAAAAGCAAAGTGCTTTATTTTTCAGGCTCATTTCACGGAAGAACTTCTGCAGCAGTTTCTGTAACGGATAATCCGAAAATTGTAGCCCCGGTTAATTTTTCCGAAAGATTTATCAGGTCTGAATGGAATGATATCACGCAGCTTGAAGAAACCTTTGAAAAACAGGGAAATGAAATTTCATCCGTAATCATCGAAGGAATTCAGGGAGTAGGAGGAATTATGATCCCGACAGCAGAATTTTTATCTAAAATTAAAGAACTGTGCGAAAAGCATGATGCAGTTTTGATCTTAGACGAAGTACAGTCAGGATACGGAAGAAGCGGGTATTTCTTCGCTCATCAGGAATTTGGAATTCAGCCGGATATCATCACAACAGCAAAAGGAATGGGAAATGGCTTTCCGGTTGGAGGGGTTTTGATTCATCCAAAATTTGAGGCAAGCAATGGTTTATTGGGAACTACTTTTGGAGGAAATCATTTGGCCTGTGTTGCAGCAATTGCTGTTTTAGATGTCATAAAAGATGAAAATCTTATAGAAAATACCCGGAAAATGGGAGATCATATTGAAAATGAGATCAAAGGTTTACCGCATATTAAATTCATCCGAAGGAAAGGGCTGATGATCGGAATAGAACTAGACAGGGATTGCTCAGAAACGAGGAAAAGCCTCTTGTATGATCATCACATTTTTACAGGAAACTCTAATGATAAAAGTGTCTTGAGGCTCCTTCCTGCTCTTAACATCGGAAAAGAAGAAACTGATCTTTTCATCAATGCTTTGAAAACAGTATTGGAAAAGATTTAAAAATGGCTTAGATAAAAAGAGAAAGCTAAAATATAAAACGGTCTGTTGCTAAGTGAAACGCCTTTGCGAACATAATAACAGAGTAGTAATTAAAAAAAACTTAGCACTCTTAGCGATAAGAATCTTCGCCCGCTAATATGTAAAATAAAAAATCATCAAATGAAAAAATTCACCTCTGTAAGCGATATAAAAAACTTACAGGAAATCATAAAAAAAGCTTTACAAATTAAAGAAAATCCCCTTTTGGAAACACAAAAAGGAAAGGGAAAAACAATAGGCCTGGTATTTTTAAACTCAAGTTTAAGAACCCGTTTAAGCAGCCAGATTGCAGCGCAGAATTTAGGATTAAATGTCCTGACTTTAAATGCTGCTCAGGAAGCCTGGAATCTTGAATTTGCAGATGGAGCCGTAATGAACGGAGATACCGTTGAGCATATTAAAGATGCCATTGAGGTCTTAAACCAATATTGTGACATCATTGCAGTACGTTGCTTTGCAGGGATGAAATCTAAAGAAGATGATGTCAACGAAAGTATTTTAAGCCAGTTTGAACAACATGCTAAAGTTCCTGTGATCTCTCTGGAATCAGCAACCCGTCATCCGTTGCAAAGCCTGGCAGACTGTATCACCATCACAGAAAACTGGAAAGAAAAACGTAAGCCGAAAGTAGTTCTGACGTGGGCACCTCATATCAAACCGATTGCACAGGCTGTTGGAAATTCTTTTGCAGAATGGATGCAGGAAATGGACGTTGATTTTGTCATCACCAATCCTGAAGGTTATGATCTGGATAAAAATTTCACAAAAGATAGTAAAGTGATCCACAATCAGGAAGAAGCTTTAAAAGAGGCAGACTTTATCTATGTGAAAAACTGGTCTTCTTTTGATGATTATGCGGCGATGCCTGAAGTCAAAGAAAACTGGATGCTGACTGGAGAAAAGCTTGAGAATACAAACAATGCGAAAGTAATGCACTGTCTTCCTGTCCGTCGTAATGTGGAACTGAGTGATGAAGTGATGGATGGTGGCAATTCCATTATTTATCAGCAGGCAAAAAACAGAATTTTCTCTGCACAGGCCGTTTTCAGTGAGATATTAGAAGAGATTAATTCAAAATAAAAATCATGAAAGAAAAGCTTTTCGTTATAAAAATAGGCGGTGCTTCGATTGATGATGAGGAATTATTAAACCAGTTCCTGGAGCAGTTTTCTGATATTAAGGAAAAGAAAATTCTTGTTCATGGAGGAGGAAAATTAGCCACAACATTAGCGGATAAATTGGGAATCGAGCAGAAACTGATCAATGGAAGAAGGATTACCGATAAAGATACGCTGGATATTGTAGCAATGGTGTATGCAGGAAGTATCAATAAAAATATCGTCGCAAAACTTCAGCATAAAAAATGTAAAGCAATAGGGTTTTCAGGGGCAGATGCAAATTTGATTAAAGCTAAAAAAAGAGAACATCCGGAAATTGACTTTGGATTTGTAGGAGATATTGATGAGAAAAGCGTGAACAGGAAAATGATCTCAAAACTGATTAAGCTTAATCTTATTCCTGTGTTTTCGGCGATTACACATGATAAAAAAGGAAATCTTTTAAATACCAATGCAGATACCATTGCTTCCGTGATTGCACAGTCTTTATCATCGAAATATGAAGTGGAATTGTTGTACTGTTTTGATAAAGAAGGCGTTCTTGCAGATGTAGAAAATCCTGAATCTGTAATAAAAAATATGTCCGAGAAAGAATTTTCTGTTTTAAAAAATGAAGGAAGACTTCACAAAGGGATTCTTCCGAAACTGGAAAATGCTCTTGGAGCGATTAAAAATAAGGTAAACAAGGTATTCTTAATTAAAGAAACCCAACTGAAAAATCATATAGAGAACCATCATGGAGGAACTGAAATCTGTTTATAATAAAGAAGAGCTGATAGATAATGCAGTTGAATTGCTTAAAAAACTGATTGCAATTCCTTCATTCAGCAAAGATGAGTACAATACATCTGTAGAAATTGAAAGTTTTTTTATAAAAAATCAGATTCCTGCAAAACGTTTTAAAAATAACATCTGGGCAGTCAATAAAAATTTTGATGTATTCAAACCATCTATTTTACTGAATACCCATCATGACACCGTAAAGCCTAATAAGGCATATAGCCTTGACCCGTTTCTTCCTGTTGAGAAAGAAGGGAAGCTCTACGGATTGGGAAGTAACGATGCAGGAGCTTCTTTGGTTGCTATGGCTCAGGTTTTTTTACATTTTTATGATAAAGAAGATTTAAAATATAATTTAGTTATTGCTTTGACGGCCGAGGAGGAGATTTCAGGATTTGATGGAATTGAAGCCTTATTTCCACAACTTCCGGATATAGAACTCGCCATTGTTGGAGAACCTACGCAGATGAATCTGGCGATTGCGGAAAAAGGACTTTTGGTAATTGACGGGGAAATGAAAGGAACTCCTTCTCACGCTGCTCATCCTAATAATGATAATTCTATTGTAAAATGTATGGAAGATCTTCAGAATATTCTGGATTTCAAATTTCCAAAGGTTTCAGATTACTTAGGTGATGTTAAAGTAACCTTGTCAGGAATTCATGCAGGTGTTCAGCATAATGTGGTTCCGGAAGCATGTACTTTCACTTTAGATGTCAGGGTGACCGATGAATATTCCAATGAAGAAGCATTTGAAATTATTCAGTCACAGATGAAATCTACATTGACGGCCAGATCTTTCAGATTAAATTCTTCAAAAATAGAAATGGATCATCCGTTTGTACAGGCAGGTCTGGAAATCGGCAGGACAACGTATGGTTCACCTACCTCTTCAGATCAGGCGATCATACCATGTACATCCGTGAAAATGGGGCCAGGTGACAGTAGGCGCTCCCATACCGCAGATGAATACATCTATATAAAAGAGATTGAAGACGGAATCGAGATTTATATAAGGATCCTGGAAAAGATTTTATAAAGACATCAGATTCTAAATTCCAGATTTTCAAAGTCTGATATCTGATATCTGACGTCTGAGATCTAATATCTAAAATAAATGTTTTAACCAAGCTCAGCAGACAGATTAAAGTTTAGTTTTTAATAAGGATTTATGCAAAAAAGAAAATTAAAGACAAAAGCTGCCTGTTTTTTTATAGTTAAAAATGCTCTGCTGAGCAGGTTAAAATAAATTCAATATTGTAAAGAAAATCGTTATGAAAAAAATATGGCAGAAGGATGACCTTGCCACCAATATATTAGTCAACAAATTTACAGTTGGGAAAGATCTTGACTTTGACGAACGTTTAGCAAAATATGATGTTAAAGGTTCTATGGCGCATTGCCAGATGTTGGCAGAAACCGGGATTATCTCCGGCGAAGAATCGGAACAGATGCTTTCTGTTTTGAAAGACATTTTAAATGATATCGAGAACGGAAACTTTGAAATTGATAAAGAAGCAGAAGATATCCATTCTCAGATTGAAGCCATTTTAATTGAAAAATTAGGCGATACCGGAAAGAAAATTCATACTGCAAGATCCCGTAATGATCAGGTTTTATTGGATATAAAACTCTATCTTCTTGATGAGATCCGTGAGATAACTGCTCTGACCGATGAATTTTTCCAGATTTTAATTACACTTGCCGAGCAGCATAAAAATATCCTGCTTCCGGGTTATACCCACCTTCAGATTGCCATGCCATCCTCGTTTGGATTGTGGTTTGGAGCTTATGCTGAAGCCTTACTGGATGATGTTGAACTGTTGTTTTCGGTGAAGAATATCATCAATAAAAATCCGCTTGGTTCTGCAGCCGGATACGGTTCCTCTTTCCCTATTGATCGTGAAAGTACCACATACAACTTAGGTTTTCAGTCCATGAACTATAATTCAGTGTATGCACAGATGACCCGTGGGAAATCGGAAAAGATGTTGTCTATGGCAATGGCTACTTTAGCAGGAACATTGGGAAAGTTTGCGTATGATGTCTGTTTATATTTAAATCAGAACTTTGATTTTATAAGCTTTCCGAAAGAATTTACCACAGGAAGCAGCATCATGCCTCATAAAAAGAATCCTGATGTTTTCGAACTGGTTCGTGCCCGATGCAACAGAATTCAGTCGCTGCCAAATGAATTGATTTTACTGACGAATAATCTTCCTTCAGGATATCACAGAGATGTTCAGCTGACAAAAGAAATTCTTTTCCCGGCCATCGATTCACTGAAAGAATGTCTGGAGATATTAAGTTACACCCTTCCGAATATTCAGGTGAAAGACGGAATCCTGGAAGACGAAAAATATAAATACCTATTCAGTGTAGAGAAGATCAATGAAGAGGTGAAGAAAGGGAGTTCATTCCGTGATGCTTATGTAAAAGTAGGGCAGGAGATTGAAAATAATGAGTTTGAGTTTGAAGTTCGAAATCTTAACCATACGCATCAGGGGAGTATAGGAAATCTTTGTTTAGATAAAATAGAATATCAGTTCAATAAACTGAAAAATAAATTATTAGGTTGATCATTTTTAGTCACTTTGATCTTTAAAGTGGATTGAAAATTTGATCAGATGCTTCGACTCCGCTCAGCATGACAGCGCTACAAAATGACGGTTAGTATTAGAACGGTCATGCTGAGCGAAGTCGAAGCATCTATTACTTGTTAACTTATGTATTTTGATCTAAATAAAAATTATGCCAGATCAATTTTAAACTTAGTGGATTTTTTTACCTCATGCAACACAATAGAACTGTGATACTGGCCAATATTAGGAAGGTTTGAAATAACGTTAACTGCAAAGTCATTATAAGAATTAATATCCTTTGCAATGATTTTCAGCATATAGTCATATTCGCCGGAAAGGCTGGTGATCTCCTGAACTTCATCATGTTTCGTAATGTTTTTCTCAAAGGTTTCCAGTACTTTCTGGGATTGTTCTTTAAGGCGGACATTACAGTAAACGACAATATTCAAACCTAGTTTTTCACGGTTCAGAAGACCAACGTATTTCTCAATAATGCCATGTTTCTCCAGTTGTTTGATACGTTCATACGTAGGAGTAAACGTAAGACCTATTCTTTCTGAAATTTCTTTTACAGATAGCGTAGAGTCTTCCTGAATAATACTGAGAATCATTTTGTCTTTTAAATCCATAGGTGGGTTTGAGTTTTAACAAAAATATCAATTAAAAATGAAAATAAGGAAAGATTACAGGTTTTAATTTATTTAGAACTTTGGTTTTGTAGATTCGTTAAATTTTTATATCTTTGCACCTAATGAATAAGAGAGTATTTATATCATTAGATTTACCGGGCGAAAGCGCCCTTTACGATATTT includes:
- a CDS encoding porin, whose product is MKKLLSFIGLALISSSLYSQGSPDYGGGLKLNLNQEGDKYIRFILWDQFWLRNTQMNPGSMVAGEATDNSWSLGNRRLRALVYAQISKRYMILAHFGINNQTFINGGATGTTGTGGYGNGKKPQLFFHDAWNEYAVILPGEAGKFSLSLGAGLHYYMGLSRMTMASTLNFLTVDSPIFSWPLIDNSDQFARQLGMFAKGKYGKLEYRFSLNKPFATDLIPVNVTDPSKAAAVDNNGNPSFSKAGYVEYQFLDEESNTLPFKVGSYLGTKKVFNIGAGFYHQADGTRTSVNSSIEKHDITLVAVDAFADIPLGNAKNKMAVSAYAGYYNYNFGPNYIRNLGTMNIAASDPNFAGNKAIAGPGNLQPMIGTGNVIYAQAGLLLPSQAEKPKIRIQPFAAYTHKSFEALDKSSSQFDVGANWFIDGHHAKITTQYSTRPIYTSPTESPSSKGEFIVQFQIYL
- a CDS encoding terminase gpP N-terminus-related DNA-binding protein encodes the protein MENTCPKCNGNTIVKSGIINEKQRFLCKDCNYYFTVKKMGKQIDDYYVTKALQLYLEGLSFREIERIIGVSHVTISSWIKKYNITRPPHSGFHPVYKILKQNELIEYIAKEENIKNSGLIITQFADKYMLIKWERFKK
- a CDS encoding M20 family metallo-hydrolase, producing the protein MEELKSVYNKEELIDNAVELLKKLIAIPSFSKDEYNTSVEIESFFIKNQIPAKRFKNNIWAVNKNFDVFKPSILLNTHHDTVKPNKAYSLDPFLPVEKEGKLYGLGSNDAGASLVAMAQVFLHFYDKEDLKYNLVIALTAEEEISGFDGIEALFPQLPDIELAIVGEPTQMNLAIAEKGLLVIDGEMKGTPSHAAHPNNDNSIVKCMEDLQNILDFKFPKVSDYLGDVKVTLSGIHAGVQHNVVPEACTFTLDVRVTDEYSNEEAFEIIQSQMKSTLTARSFRLNSSKIEMDHPFVQAGLEIGRTTYGSPTSSDQAIIPCTSVKMGPGDSRRSHTADEYIYIKEIEDGIEIYIRILEKIL
- a CDS encoding Lrp/AsnC family transcriptional regulator, producing MDLKDKMILSIIQEDSTLSVKEISERIGLTFTPTYERIKQLEKHGIIEKYVGLLNREKLGLNIVVYCNVRLKEQSQKVLETFEKNITKHDEVQEITSLSGEYDYMLKIIAKDINSYNDFAVNVISNLPNIGQYHSSIVLHEVKKSTKFKIDLA
- the argB gene encoding acetylglutamate kinase, with translation MKEKLFVIKIGGASIDDEELLNQFLEQFSDIKEKKILVHGGGKLATTLADKLGIEQKLINGRRITDKDTLDIVAMVYAGSINKNIVAKLQHKKCKAIGFSGADANLIKAKKREHPEIDFGFVGDIDEKSVNRKMISKLIKLNLIPVFSAITHDKKGNLLNTNADTIASVIAQSLSSKYEVELLYCFDKEGVLADVENPESVIKNMSEKEFSVLKNEGRLHKGILPKLENALGAIKNKVNKVFLIKETQLKNHIENHHGGTEICL
- the argH gene encoding argininosuccinate lyase, with the protein product MKKIWQKDDLATNILVNKFTVGKDLDFDERLAKYDVKGSMAHCQMLAETGIISGEESEQMLSVLKDILNDIENGNFEIDKEAEDIHSQIEAILIEKLGDTGKKIHTARSRNDQVLLDIKLYLLDEIREITALTDEFFQILITLAEQHKNILLPGYTHLQIAMPSSFGLWFGAYAEALLDDVELLFSVKNIINKNPLGSAAGYGSSFPIDRESTTYNLGFQSMNYNSVYAQMTRGKSEKMLSMAMATLAGTLGKFAYDVCLYLNQNFDFISFPKEFTTGSSIMPHKKNPDVFELVRARCNRIQSLPNELILLTNNLPSGYHRDVQLTKEILFPAIDSLKECLEILSYTLPNIQVKDGILEDEKYKYLFSVEKINEEVKKGSSFRDAYVKVGQEIENNEFEFEVRNLNHTHQGSIGNLCLDKIEYQFNKLKNKLLG
- a CDS encoding GNAT family N-acetyltransferase, with translation MEIEISSCEHLMYVSEIQQEMYDSAQRRGTGIAKRSIEYLTKKISDGNAVVATENGEWVGFCYIETWSHGRFVANSGLIVSPNYRNRGVATLIKNKVFQLSRDKYPNAKVFGLTTGLAVMKINSDLGYKPVIYSELTQDEEFWSGCKNCVNYEILMKKERKNCLCTAMLFVPENNNKVNGTEIQQSEIDHYNGEKESRLSV
- the argG gene encoding argininosuccinate synthase, which codes for MEKKKVVLAFSGGLDTSYCAKYLSETLGYEVYAVTVNTGGFSKEEEKELEKKAFNLGVKEYRCVDAQEDYYNSCVKYLIFGNVLKNNTYPLSVSAERTVQAQEIAKYAIEAGADAIAHGSTGAGNDQVRFDLIFQVMCPEVEIITPIRDMSLSREEEIEFLKNNGYEMEFHKAQYSVNKGLWGTSVGGKETLTSRNYLPEDAFPSQIKETQPSELEIEFKNGEVVAVNGESFEHSVYAIKKIEELASAYGIGRDIHVGDTIVGIKGRVGFEAAAASVIIKAHHLLEKHTLSKYQQMMKSQLSDWYGNWLHEALFLDPVMRNIETFLTDSQEAVSGKVFITLHPYRFILNGIESDHDLMSDKFGSYGEANRAWTGDDVKGYTKIVSNSLNIYHQINSK
- a CDS encoding acetylornithine carbamoyltransferase, which produces MKKFTSVSDIKNLQEIIKKALQIKENPLLETQKGKGKTIGLVFLNSSLRTRLSSQIAAQNLGLNVLTLNAAQEAWNLEFADGAVMNGDTVEHIKDAIEVLNQYCDIIAVRCFAGMKSKEDDVNESILSQFEQHAKVPVISLESATRHPLQSLADCITITENWKEKRKPKVVLTWAPHIKPIAQAVGNSFAEWMQEMDVDFVITNPEGYDLDKNFTKDSKVIHNQEEALKEADFIYVKNWSSFDDYAAMPEVKENWMLTGEKLENTNNAKVMHCLPVRRNVELSDEVMDGGNSIIYQQAKNRIFSAQAVFSEILEEINSK
- the argC gene encoding N-acetyl-gamma-glutamyl-phosphate reductase; amino-acid sequence: MKKVGIVGANGYTGSELVRLLAFHPNVTLSFLYSRSNSGTKISDLYPDLTAVCEQVLTDKPEDVDILFLCLPHKESYNWLTQNPVKDEALVIDLGNDFRLDGKLGNRDFIYGLPEINKKNLIGSKSIANPGCFATAIQLALLPLAGKELLNEVYTTGITGSTGAGQSLQATTHFTWRNDNISAYKTLTHQHVDEVLQQLVSFNHKEISLNFVPWRGDFARGIFTSSTVKTDLILSDIRQLYQDFYEDAPFVKVSENAIDLKQVVNTNRCVIHIEKSGNVAVIHSAIDNLLKGASGQAVQNMNIAMGWEENLGLNLKPIAF
- a CDS encoding aspartate aminotransferase family protein, which translates into the protein MNLFNVYPLFNINPVKAQGSFLWDDKGEEYLDFYGGHAVISIGHNHPHYQAQLKEQLEKISFYSNSVQNNLQNELADKLGKLSGYEDYNLFLCNSGAEANENALKLASFHNGKSKVLYFSGSFHGRTSAAVSVTDNPKIVAPVNFSERFIRSEWNDITQLEETFEKQGNEISSVIIEGIQGVGGIMIPTAEFLSKIKELCEKHDAVLILDEVQSGYGRSGYFFAHQEFGIQPDIITTAKGMGNGFPVGGVLIHPKFEASNGLLGTTFGGNHLACVAAIAVLDVIKDENLIENTRKMGDHIENEIKGLPHIKFIRRKGLMIGIELDRDCSETRKSLLYDHHIFTGNSNDKSVLRLLPALNIGKEETDLFINALKTVLEKI